The following coding sequences lie in one Deferrivibrio essentukiensis genomic window:
- a CDS encoding TRAP transporter permease: protein MASKFERSAEDFLKEESGELREVRPFEKYIINFVALSWTIFQMLLPSVLTLNSTYIRSIHLAFALALAYLSLPMFKYPKTSFGKTIAPMNKIAIHDYIFAIAGIVCATYLVWDWEGLSMRAGVPIQRDIVIGLLIIALTLEATRRSIGTPLAIIAAVFSLYGFFAENMPDLIAFKSVSLSKYINQIALSTEGIFGIPIGVSANIVFLFVLMGAMLDKAGAGKYFINLAVSLLGGFRGGPAKAAVIASGLSGMVSGSSIANVVTTGTFTIPLMKSVGYPGEKAAAVEVAASTNGQLMPPIMGAAAFIIAEYVNVPYIQVVKAAIIPAFTSYLALLYITHLEACKLGIQGLPKDKLPGFMKTLLSGIHYLIPITWLLVELVVLRHTPQMAAYRTVLLLIAVIFYQEIKNALKNKSSFSEGIKNSIKLTFDGFVTGAKSMVGVALATAAAGVVVGMVSLGIGGMINEIVDTIANGNIYILLFVTAGASLLLGMGLPTTANYIVMASLTAPLIVKLGTAYGFIVPLMAAHMFVFFFGILADDTPPVGLAAYAAAAIADSPPIKTGVQGFMYDIRTAIIPFMFIFNHDLILDGVTSWSFGIFIFIIATLGALMFASAVQGWFVTKNNILETILLLASSLFFYRPAIISNFFHINTDEAHKYFFIVVPIILVTIVYFMQKMRVKKLEIV, encoded by the coding sequence ATGGCAAGTAAGTTTGAAAGATCAGCTGAAGACTTTTTGAAGGAAGAAAGTGGCGAACTCAGAGAAGTAAGACCGTTTGAAAAATATATAATCAATTTTGTGGCATTGTCTTGGACAATATTTCAAATGCTTTTACCCTCTGTGCTGACATTAAATAGTACATATATCAGATCAATTCACCTCGCCTTTGCACTTGCTCTTGCTTATCTAAGTTTACCAATGTTTAAATATCCTAAAACAAGCTTTGGCAAGACAATTGCACCTATGAACAAGATTGCTATTCATGATTATATTTTTGCCATTGCAGGGATAGTGTGTGCAACGTACCTGGTATGGGACTGGGAAGGTCTTTCAATGCGTGCCGGGGTGCCTATTCAGAGAGATATCGTAATAGGCCTTTTGATAATAGCTCTGACACTTGAGGCTACAAGAAGATCTATAGGCACACCTCTTGCAATAATTGCTGCAGTATTTTCACTTTATGGTTTTTTTGCCGAAAACATGCCTGATCTAATTGCATTTAAAAGTGTATCTCTAAGCAAATACATAAACCAAATTGCTCTTTCTACTGAAGGTATTTTCGGAATACCTATTGGCGTGTCTGCTAATATTGTATTTCTTTTCGTACTTATGGGAGCCATGCTTGATAAGGCCGGAGCAGGAAAATATTTTATAAACCTTGCGGTATCCCTTTTAGGTGGGTTTAGGGGTGGTCCTGCAAAGGCTGCAGTAATAGCAAGTGGTCTTAGCGGAATGGTATCAGGCTCAAGTATTGCTAACGTAGTTACTACTGGAACCTTCACAATACCCCTTATGAAAAGTGTTGGTTACCCTGGTGAAAAAGCTGCAGCTGTTGAAGTTGCAGCAAGTACAAATGGTCAGCTTATGCCGCCGATTATGGGTGCGGCAGCATTTATTATTGCAGAATATGTAAACGTACCTTACATTCAGGTAGTAAAAGCGGCAATAATTCCTGCCTTTACTTCTTACCTTGCACTTTTATATATTACACACCTTGAAGCATGCAAACTTGGAATACAAGGTTTGCCTAAAGATAAATTGCCTGGTTTTATGAAAACTCTTTTATCAGGAATACATTATCTTATTCCTATTACTTGGTTACTAGTTGAACTCGTGGTATTAAGACATACGCCACAAATGGCTGCGTACAGGACAGTATTACTGCTTATAGCGGTAATTTTTTATCAAGAAATCAAAAATGCCCTTAAGAACAAATCAAGCTTTTCTGAAGGAATAAAAAACTCTATAAAACTTACGTTTGATGGATTTGTAACTGGTGCAAAAAGTATGGTAGGCGTTGCCCTTGCTACAGCAGCTGCCGGTGTAGTAGTAGGAATGGTATCACTTGGTATTGGTGGAATGATAAATGAAATAGTAGACACTATAGCAAATGGAAATATTTATATTTTACTATTTGTCACTGCCGGGGCAAGCTTGCTTCTTGGTATGGGGCTTCCAACAACAGCTAATTACATTGTAATGGCTTCATTAACAGCTCCATTAATAGTTAAGCTTGGTACCGCTTACGGTTTTATAGTACCTTTGATGGCAGCTCATATGTTTGTATTCTTCTTTGGCATATTAGCAGACGATACGCCACCTGTTGGCCTTGCAGCTTATGCTGCTGCAGCTATAGCTGATTCCCCTCCTATAAAAACAGGTGTCCAAGGATTTATGTACGATATTAGAACAGCGATTATTCCGTTCATGTTTATATTTAACCATGACCTAATATTAGATGGGGTAACATCTTGGAGTTTTGGAATATTTATATTTATAATAGCCACACTTGGCGCGTTGATGTTTGCAAGTGCAGTACAAGGATGGTTTGTAACAAAAAATAATATACTTGAAACTATCTTGCTTTTAGCTTCAAGCTTATTTTTCTACCGTCCAGCGATTATTTCAAACTTCTTCCATATAAATACGGATGAAGCGCACAAATATTTCTTTATAGTAGTGCCAATAATACTTGTAACAATAGTCTACTTCATGCAAAAGATGAGAGTAAAGAAGTTAGAGATTGTATGA
- a CDS encoding flagellar hook-basal body complex protein, with the protein MLRSLYAGVTGLQQHQKSMDVVGNNIANVNTVGYKGSRVVFSDLMSQTLSVAKAPGDGTGGLNAKQIGLGSKLGAIDVNFNQGTLQTTGVTTDLALQGDGFFVVKSSNTEQAYYTRAGNFTFDKSGYLVTPSGLIVQGWLRDLENNTLSANGPAGDIRIDESYKVIEPRATTEVKIAGNISTEASPTILSYQTLLSSLDDADTDLSNTFGYGGERFSMLTGETVRIKADANLNTQVSNLYNEIDQNLGLEGATIQIFANGSSGSVNIASTDTLNNVVTKINNEFTALGASLTLGLGSNGLLQLSGTGTVSFAGGTRFINYLSEIDGTLNSETKTANTKLIAEKELVYGEDIKEISQMIDEINSLIQNNISSGFQASFDSTTGKISYDNSAGSAGITGFTIEKSFSSDVFSKTFDTFDSLTNGSTTNSETIYRYAKDTDTLNNLYSETGEYLNISSFPVEVSAVIGGVDVAAAQTVQSTDTLQDLMAVIENEVLGFRDDTTSLNFVSLENGVITVKGEKGIPNSIDNLIIKNGDNTTFNNYMQYSTVQNADGGQLITSQSIYDSQGNEHIVNYQFDLYDESRNIWKLSVLPALSDENVVLKNGQNVLDNLYLQFNPDGSFNKYMSIDLAGNETVITNAAFDLVHNTGAYTVSDVNIRLGTTDNFDGLTLTSRPTTITQLEQDGYKQGTLEGLSINRSGEILGTYDNGEVIEIGIVGIARFNNNEGLLKMGDSLFAETVNSGTAVMGKAGLGGRGVVEAGALENSNVDLAQEFVTMITTQRGYQANSRVITTSDEMLQELMSLKR; encoded by the coding sequence ATGCTAAGGTCGCTTTATGCCGGTGTAACCGGTTTGCAGCAGCACCAAAAAAGTATGGATGTGGTTGGTAATAACATCGCCAATGTAAATACGGTTGGATATAAAGGGAGCAGAGTAGTTTTTTCTGATTTGATGAGCCAGACGTTGTCTGTGGCAAAAGCTCCAGGTGATGGTACCGGTGGTTTAAATGCTAAACAGATTGGCTTAGGTAGTAAGCTTGGTGCTATTGATGTAAATTTTAATCAAGGGACATTGCAGACAACAGGGGTGACTACCGACCTTGCACTTCAAGGGGATGGATTTTTCGTGGTCAAATCTTCAAACACTGAGCAAGCATATTATACAAGAGCGGGTAATTTTACGTTTGACAAGAGTGGATATTTGGTTACACCGTCCGGTTTGATAGTACAAGGGTGGTTGAGAGATTTAGAGAATAATACCCTTTCAGCAAATGGACCTGCCGGGGATATTAGGATAGATGAGAGCTACAAAGTAATTGAACCAAGAGCCACTACTGAGGTAAAGATTGCTGGCAATATAAGTACAGAGGCGAGCCCGACAATTTTATCCTATCAGACACTTTTGTCTTCACTTGATGATGCTGATACAGATTTGAGCAATACTTTTGGATATGGTGGTGAAAGGTTTAGTATGCTTACAGGGGAGACTGTCAGAATAAAAGCTGATGCAAATCTTAATACTCAAGTCAGCAATTTATACAATGAGATTGATCAAAATTTGGGGTTGGAAGGAGCGACTATACAAATATTTGCTAATGGCAGTTCTGGAAGTGTTAATATAGCTTCAACAGACACTTTGAATAATGTTGTTACAAAAATCAATAATGAGTTTACAGCACTTGGTGCCAGCCTTACCTTAGGGCTTGGTTCAAATGGTCTGTTACAACTGTCAGGTACAGGAACGGTTAGTTTTGCAGGAGGTACAAGATTTATAAACTATTTGAGTGAGATAGATGGGACATTAAATAGTGAAACAAAAACTGCCAACACCAAGCTTATCGCCGAGAAAGAGCTTGTATATGGTGAAGACATAAAAGAGATTTCTCAGATGATAGATGAGATAAATTCTCTAATCCAGAATAATATTTCTTCAGGATTTCAAGCTTCTTTTGATTCCACAACAGGGAAAATATCTTATGATAATTCTGCTGGGTCAGCTGGAATTACAGGCTTTACCATCGAAAAGTCTTTTTCAAGTGATGTTTTTAGTAAGACTTTTGATACATTTGACAGTCTAACTAACGGCTCAACTACAAATTCTGAAACCATATACAGATATGCAAAAGATACTGATACGTTAAATAATCTCTATTCAGAGACAGGGGAATATTTAAATATTAGTTCTTTCCCGGTAGAAGTAAGTGCTGTGATAGGTGGAGTAGATGTGGCAGCAGCTCAAACAGTGCAGTCAACTGATACTTTACAGGATTTGATGGCAGTTATTGAAAATGAGGTGTTAGGTTTTAGAGATGATACTACCAGTTTAAATTTTGTATCTCTTGAAAATGGGGTTATCACAGTTAAAGGTGAAAAAGGTATCCCTAACAGCATTGATAATCTTATAATAAAAAATGGTGATAACACGACTTTTAATAATTATATGCAGTATAGTACCGTTCAAAATGCTGATGGTGGGCAGCTTATTACAAGCCAATCTATTTACGATTCTCAGGGGAATGAGCATATTGTTAATTATCAGTTTGATTTGTATGATGAGAGTAGAAATATTTGGAAGCTTTCTGTTCTTCCGGCGTTAAGTGATGAAAATGTTGTTCTTAAAAATGGCCAAAATGTGCTTGATAATTTATACTTGCAGTTTAATCCGGACGGCTCTTTTAACAAATATATGTCCATAGACTTGGCTGGTAATGAAACTGTTATTACAAATGCAGCTTTTGATTTGGTGCATAATACAGGTGCTTACACTGTTTCAGATGTTAATATAAGACTTGGAACCACTGATAACTTTGACGGTTTAACATTAACCTCAAGACCAACTACAATCACCCAACTTGAGCAAGACGGTTATAAACAGGGGACACTTGAGGGTTTAAGTATCAATAGAAGCGGTGAAATATTAGGTACTTATGACAATGGTGAGGTTATTGAGATAGGGATAGTCGGTATTGCAAGATTTAATAATAATGAAGGCTTATTAAAAATGGGTGATTCACTTTTTGCTGAAACTGTAAACTCAGGTACAGCTGTTATGGGTAAAGCCGGTTTAGGTGGAAGAGGGGTTGTTGAAGCAGGAGCCCTTGAAAATTCAAATGTTGATTTAGCACAGGAATTTGTTACAATGATAACCACACAAAGGGGTTATCAGGCAAATTCAAGGGTGATAACCACAAGTGATGAGATGCTGCAAGAATTAATGAGTTTGAAAAGGTAA
- a CDS encoding flagellar biosynthetic protein FliO — protein MIKKVILFLLFSVLAFTSQYKLDLSDDHIKLVIPANSNLFVSDSLQENVYSLVLKGNISVNEDIWGYNISKITSQYDGKNTKLDFYFEKKGLKPEIEYKNGKMEIDFIFSSVPNKEKSVYLRMFLGILIILVLILVLYWFLKLMLKRNISSDIPGIGRLLGKVDIMPGKTLAFYELLNTIYLIGITTDNITLLDKIEDEIVCDRIKEGFSRKKDFSSYLKFFGKEIDSTEIDMTQEIIKEKVEKLKRK, from the coding sequence ATGATTAAAAAAGTAATACTTTTTTTACTTTTTTCAGTTTTGGCTTTTACTTCACAATATAAGCTTGACCTTAGTGATGACCATATAAAGCTTGTTATTCCTGCAAACTCTAACTTATTTGTATCTGATTCTTTGCAAGAAAATGTATATTCTCTTGTACTAAAAGGGAATATTTCTGTAAATGAGGATATTTGGGGGTATAACATATCAAAAATTACTTCTCAGTATGACGGGAAAAATACAAAATTGGATTTTTATTTTGAAAAAAAAGGGTTAAAGCCAGAAATAGAATATAAAAACGGAAAAATGGAAATTGATTTTATATTTTCAAGTGTGCCAAATAAAGAAAAAAGTGTATACTTGAGAATGTTTTTAGGCATACTGATAATTCTTGTCTTGATTCTGGTACTTTATTGGTTTTTAAAACTTATGCTAAAAAGAAATATCTCTTCTGATATACCTGGGATAGGTAGGCTACTTGGAAAAGTGGATATTATGCCTGGCAAAACGCTTGCGTTTTATGAGTTACTTAATACTATTTATCTTATTGGTATTACTACGGATAATATTACTTTGTTAGATAAAATTGAGGATGAAATAGTGTGTGATAGGATAAAGGAAGGATTTTCAAGAAAAAAAGACTTCTCAAGTTATTTAAAGTTTTTTGGAAAAGAGATAGATAGCACTGAGATTGATATGACGCAAGAAATTATTAAAGAGAAGGTGGAAAAATTAAAAAGAAAATAG
- a CDS encoding TAXI family TRAP transporter solute-binding subunit, whose translation MKKFLTLMAVFAAFLFVVAPAQAKKFVTIGTGGVTGVYYPTGGAIAKMVNKKSKEYGLKATVESTGGSVFNINAVMSGDLEFGIAQSDRQYQAYQGIAEWDGKPQKDLRAVFSIHPEAITLIASADAGIKSINDIKGKKINLGNPGSGQLQNSKDVLEAVGLTENDVQAFYVKAVEAPGLIQDGRIDGFFYTVGHPNGNIKEATSGRVKVNIVPIEGAGIEKLIKEKPYYALGKIDMKNYPNAANADADTVNSIGVKATLVTSAKVSDDIVYAITKEVFENFDEFKTLHPAYSVLTKEDMLQGLSAPIHPGALKYYKEAGLVKYINPELIK comes from the coding sequence ATGAAGAAGTTTTTAACTCTTATGGCAGTGTTTGCAGCTTTTCTTTTTGTTGTGGCACCTGCTCAAGCTAAAAAATTTGTAACTATTGGGACAGGTGGAGTAACCGGGGTTTACTACCCGACTGGTGGAGCCATTGCTAAGATGGTTAACAAAAAATCAAAAGAGTACGGACTTAAAGCTACTGTTGAATCAACAGGCGGGTCTGTGTTTAATATTAACGCTGTTATGAGCGGCGACCTTGAATTTGGAATCGCACAGTCTGACAGGCAGTATCAGGCATATCAAGGAATTGCTGAGTGGGATGGCAAGCCTCAAAAAGATTTAAGAGCCGTATTTTCTATTCACCCAGAAGCAATTACTCTTATCGCTTCTGCTGATGCCGGTATCAAATCAATTAACGACATTAAGGGCAAAAAGATAAATCTTGGTAACCCTGGGTCAGGTCAGCTTCAAAACTCAAAAGACGTACTTGAAGCAGTAGGTCTTACTGAAAACGATGTTCAGGCGTTTTATGTAAAAGCTGTTGAAGCACCTGGTCTTATTCAGGATGGAAGAATTGACGGTTTCTTCTACACAGTTGGTCACCCAAATGGTAACATAAAAGAGGCCACTTCCGGAAGAGTAAAAGTTAATATAGTTCCTATTGAAGGAGCTGGTATTGAAAAGCTTATTAAAGAAAAACCATACTATGCTCTTGGCAAAATAGATATGAAAAATTACCCTAATGCTGCAAATGCTGACGCTGACACTGTAAACTCAATTGGCGTTAAAGCAACACTTGTGACAAGCGCTAAAGTATCTGATGATATTGTATATGCAATTACCAAAGAAGTTTTTGAAAATTTTGACGAATTTAAGACTCTTCACCCTGCTTACTCTGTATTGACAAAAGAAGATATGTTGCAGGGACTTTCAGCTCCTATTCACCCTGGTGCATTGAAATACTACAAAGAAGCAGGACTTGTTAAATATATCAACCCTGAGTTAATCAAGTAA
- the fliQ gene encoding flagellar biosynthesis protein FliQ yields MSPDFVVSITTKALEISLLVAAPMLLFGLAAGLIISIFQAVTQIQEMTLTFIPKILAVVAGLIIFFPWMMDMVINFTVNLFMNLNQYIGK; encoded by the coding sequence ATGTCTCCTGACTTTGTAGTAAGCATTACGACCAAAGCTCTTGAGATTTCGCTGCTTGTGGCTGCTCCCATGCTTTTATTTGGGCTTGCTGCAGGATTGATAATAAGTATTTTTCAAGCAGTTACACAGATACAGGAGATGACTTTAACATTTATTCCTAAAATTTTAGCAGTTGTTGCAGGTCTTATTATATTTTTTCCATGGATGATGGACATGGTTATCAACTTTACAGTAAATCTTTTTATGAATCTAAATCAGTATATAGGCAAATAA
- the fliP gene encoding flagellar type III secretion system pore protein FliP (The bacterial flagellar biogenesis protein FliP forms a type III secretion system (T3SS)-type pore required for flagellar assembly.), translating into MFALAADSIPLPTINIGVGQAQSPQDVSVTLQIIFLLTILSLAPAILILLTSFTRIIIVFSFLRNAMGTQQMPPNQVLVGLALFLTFFIMSPVFTEINEKALAPYLNNKVNFTTALAEAKKPLRKFLLSNTRKKDVLMFLEISKYERPKTSDDIPDLVLVPAFVVSELQTAFEMGFLLFLPFLIIDFVVASVLLSMGMMMLPPVMISLPFKILLFVLVDGWSLIIGSIVKSFM; encoded by the coding sequence ATTTTTGCCTTGGCTGCTGATTCTATACCTTTGCCTACAATCAATATAGGTGTAGGGCAGGCTCAATCACCTCAAGACGTATCTGTAACTTTACAAATAATTTTTTTACTAACTATTCTTTCACTTGCTCCTGCTATTCTAATTTTGCTTACATCTTTTACAAGAATTATAATAGTATTTTCCTTTCTAAGGAATGCAATGGGGACACAGCAAATGCCTCCAAATCAAGTATTGGTTGGCCTTGCTCTCTTTTTGACATTTTTTATAATGTCACCTGTATTTACTGAAATTAATGAAAAGGCACTTGCTCCTTATTTAAATAATAAGGTTAATTTTACAACCGCTTTGGCGGAGGCTAAGAAGCCTTTGCGGAAATTTCTTTTGTCAAATACAAGGAAGAAAGATGTCCTAATGTTTTTGGAGATTTCAAAATATGAAAGGCCGAAGACCTCTGATGACATCCCTGACCTTGTATTAGTACCTGCTTTTGTAGTCAGTGAGCTTCAGACCGCTTTTGAGATGGGTTTTTTGCTATTTTTGCCGTTCTTGATAATAGACTTTGTTGTGGCCAGTGTTTTGTTGTCAATGGGGATGATGATGTTACCCCCTGTTATGATTTCTTTGCCGTTTAAAATTTTGCTTTTTGTTCTTGTTGACGGATGGTCTTTGATAATTGGTTCGATTGTAAAAAGTTTTATGTAA
- a CDS encoding motility protein A: MDIATLIGIILAYILVFAALLMGPGVGVYIDIPSVLIVIGGTAGIILMSWPLNKVLNVMTIVMKTFLFKLESPADLIGKLVDFSQRARRDGILALESAEDEISDEFLKKGIRLAVDGTEPEVIRTILETDLSYMQERHKEGAAILTSMSTFAPAMGMIGTLIGLVAMLQTMSDPSSIGPAMAVALLTTFYGAIIANLFAAPLAEKLKTRSAEETMLREIMIAGIMAIQAGDNPRIVEQKLNAYLPPKLRISQFDK, from the coding sequence ATGGATATTGCTACGCTGATAGGTATTATTCTTGCATATATTCTTGTTTTTGCTGCTCTTTTAATGGGCCCCGGTGTAGGGGTTTATATTGATATCCCTTCAGTGCTTATCGTAATTGGGGGTACGGCTGGTATCATTCTGATGAGTTGGCCTCTTAATAAGGTTTTGAATGTTATGACAATCGTTATGAAAACTTTTCTGTTTAAACTGGAAAGTCCGGCTGATTTGATTGGAAAATTAGTGGATTTTTCTCAACGGGCAAGAAGGGATGGTATCTTAGCTCTTGAATCAGCTGAAGATGAAATTAGTGACGAGTTCTTAAAAAAAGGGATAAGGCTTGCTGTTGACGGCACCGAGCCTGAAGTTATTAGAACAATTCTTGAAACAGATCTTTCATATATGCAAGAGAGACATAAAGAGGGCGCAGCAATTTTAACGAGTATGTCGACTTTCGCTCCTGCTATGGGGATGATTGGAACGTTAATCGGTTTGGTTGCGATGTTGCAGACAATGAGTGATCCAAGCTCAATTGGTCCTGCGATGGCTGTTGCACTTTTGACAACATTTTATGGTGCTATTATTGCTAACCTTTTTGCAGCACCTCTGGCTGAGAAGTTAAAAACCAGATCAGCTGAGGAGACTATGTTAAGAGAGATTATGATAGCAGGTATTATGGCTATTCAGGCAGGAGATAACCCAAGGATAGTTGAACAGAAATTAAATGCATACTTACCGCCAAAATTAAGGATATCACAGTTTGATAAATAA
- a CDS encoding OmpA family protein — MADKKCPECKAGAPEWMVTFSDMTTLLLTFFVLLLSMASLDQKKIKEALGSLQGALGVLEAGQKSEMGKEEILSRMDFVSKAKQTESRLLSGVRNYIEQANLSSTISVVKTEKGISVRIMDSILFGPGDADLQDAAKPILEKLAGVIKDSPYNIMVEGHTDDIPISTPRFPSNWELSTARAVSVAKYFISVGVKPDILSVAGYAQYHPVVPNITPENRAKNRRVEINFVSPELAEANKNIFEDTESGGL, encoded by the coding sequence ATGGCTGATAAAAAATGTCCTGAATGTAAAGCCGGTGCTCCGGAGTGGATGGTTACCTTTTCCGATATGACTACGTTGCTTTTGACATTTTTTGTTTTACTTCTTTCTATGGCTTCTCTTGACCAAAAGAAGATAAAAGAGGCTTTGGGTTCGTTGCAGGGCGCTTTGGGAGTCCTTGAAGCTGGACAAAAATCTGAGATGGGTAAAGAAGAAATTTTGTCAAGGATGGACTTTGTTTCCAAAGCAAAACAAACAGAAAGTAGATTATTAAGCGGAGTTAGAAATTATATAGAGCAGGCAAATTTGTCTTCGACTATTTCTGTTGTCAAAACAGAAAAAGGGATTTCAGTCAGGATAATGGATTCTATACTATTTGGTCCTGGTGATGCAGATTTGCAGGATGCTGCAAAACCTATTTTGGAAAAGTTGGCAGGTGTGATAAAGGATTCACCTTACAATATAATGGTTGAAGGGCATACGGATGATATCCCTATATCAACTCCACGCTTTCCCTCAAATTGGGAGCTTTCTACAGCAAGGGCAGTAAGCGTGGCAAAATATTTTATATCTGTCGGGGTAAAGCCTGATATCTTATCTGTGGCAGGTTATGCACAGTATCATCCGGTTGTGCCTAATATCACTCCTGAGAATAGAGCTAAAAATAGAAGAGTTGAAATAAATTTTGTAAGCCCTGAGCTTGCTGAAGCAAATAAAAATATTTTTGAAGATACAGAATCCGGAGGGTTATAA
- a CDS encoding flagellar hook assembly protein FlgD produces the protein MLTSNEVSSQYGVTSSTRAEPKKELNKDDFLNLMVTQLKNQDPLNPLDNNEFISQTTQFSSLEQLINIGESIKELAESQTNGSMNNNLYSASNFIGKEVKYFSDTINLNEDGALIGYELDDIPASLSLKIIDENGNAVANIVPSSTSYGMNEINWDGLNANWDKLPNGKYKVVVDALDASGSQIPYRTYTSGIASGVSMLNGNLKFNLDSNEVSSDSIFAVYENK, from the coding sequence ATGTTAACTTCAAATGAAGTGTCAAGTCAATATGGTGTAACAAGCTCAACGAGAGCTGAGCCCAAAAAAGAGTTGAATAAAGATGATTTTTTAAATTTGATGGTTACACAACTTAAAAATCAAGACCCCTTAAACCCTTTGGATAATAATGAGTTTATCAGTCAGACTACTCAATTTTCTTCTCTTGAACAGCTAATAAATATAGGGGAAAGTATAAAAGAATTAGCTGAAAGTCAAACCAATGGCAGTATGAATAATAACTTGTACTCAGCGTCAAACTTTATTGGCAAAGAAGTGAAATATTTCAGTGATACAATAAACCTAAATGAGGACGGTGCTTTGATTGGTTATGAGCTTGATGATATACCAGCAAGTTTGTCACTAAAGATAATAGATGAAAACGGTAATGCGGTTGCAAATATAGTTCCTTCTTCGACATCATACGGGATGAATGAGATTAATTGGGACGGATTAAACGCAAATTGGGATAAACTTCCAAATGGTAAGTATAAGGTGGTAGTTGATGCGTTAGATGCTTCAGGCAGTCAAATCCCATATAGAACTTATACCAGTGGAATAGCAAGTGGTGTGAGCATGCTTAATGGCAATCTTAAGTTTAATTTGGATAGTAATGAAGTATCTTCAGACAGTATCTTTGCTGTATATGAAAATAAGTAA
- a CDS encoding FliM/FliN family flagellar motor switch protein: MIDLENVLNRYGNVLLNVDVELGRKLVSIGEMLSWENGTIIKLSKTSGESVDFLVNKKPVAVGEVMVIDEKFAIRITDVLTKAILFELSKDGLYD; encoded by the coding sequence ATGATAGATCTGGAAAATGTTTTAAACAGATACGGAAACGTCTTGCTTAATGTTGATGTGGAATTGGGTAGAAAGTTGGTAAGTATTGGTGAAATGTTAAGTTGGGAAAACGGGACGATAATCAAATTATCCAAGACCTCCGGCGAATCTGTTGACTTTTTGGTAAATAAAAAACCTGTAGCCGTTGGAGAAGTAATGGTCATCGATGAAAAGTTTGCTATCAGGATAACTGATGTTTTGACAAAAGCAATACTTTTTGAATTAAGTAAAGATGGGTTGTATGATTAA
- a CDS encoding flagellar basal body-associated FliL family protein: MAEEKEVTEQEQPKKKSKFKLILIILIVLVLAGGGAAAYFLIFAKKPADTNAEQMAAGTAPKKPKADASTIGPLYSFDSFIVNLADPGGTRYLKVSMQAELDSDKLADEIEKRKPQIRDIILTVLSSKTYAEVSTAQGKLALKQEIMRRINLTLTSGAIRSIYFTEFVSQ, from the coding sequence ATGGCAGAAGAAAAAGAAGTTACAGAACAGGAACAGCCGAAAAAGAAATCTAAGTTTAAGCTAATATTAATTATTTTAATTGTTTTGGTACTTGCAGGTGGTGGAGCAGCTGCTTATTTTTTAATTTTTGCTAAAAAGCCTGCTGATACAAATGCAGAGCAAATGGCTGCAGGCACTGCACCTAAAAAACCAAAAGCTGATGCTTCTACGATCGGTCCATTGTACTCTTTTGATAGCTTTATTGTTAATTTGGCTGACCCGGGTGGGACAAGATATCTGAAGGTTAGTATGCAAGCGGAGCTTGATTCAGATAAATTGGCTGATGAGATAGAAAAAAGAAAGCCTCAAATAAGAGATATAATATTAACAGTACTCTCTTCGAAAACCTACGCGGAAGTCAGCACAGCGCAGGGGAAATTGGCCTTAAAGCAGGAGATAATGAGAAGAATAAATTTAACTTTGACCAGTGGAGCAATAAGAAGTATATATTTTACAGAATTTGTTTCACAATAG